The following DNA comes from Magnolia sinica isolate HGM2019 chromosome 18, MsV1, whole genome shotgun sequence.
CCACACGAGAGTTTTGGGAGCGATTTACATTTCTCCCTATATTGTAGCCCATACGAGTTTTTAAGTAATACTATCTTATTTATGTACGGTTCAAGTAATGTTTCTCACCttttggacggagtggatttttcatgcACAATATGTTGGGACCCACGGATGCAGGATGATTTATGCAATGCGGAAAACAGGTGTTGTAGGAGATTCCGGTCCGGTAGCGATGGACCACACGGTTACGGTAGGGCTTGAAGAACAGCAAAATGGGAGACCTATGATCCATCTCTGCACGGCAGAAGTGGAAGATTAACGGTTTAATCAGTACCGTCCATATAGTTTGCATGCTGCTCTCTAATGGACGATTCTGATTTAGCTAACGTTCTTGATCAGTTAAACAAAATTATGTAACGTTTGCggttataataataatagtagtcCATCTATGATGGGATTCATGGCATGGACGGACTAGATTAGTGCATATGTTTGCCACGTGTACTAGGGTGCGATGGAAATACCATGGTGAGCGTTGGGAAGGTAACGGTGGCCGTCGCTAAACCCGCCGTCTCATGCTCTTTTGTGTTAACGGtagaaaatgagcttgaaaaatggatgaacggagtagatatgaatgaaatagattaaggtgggcccacagcgcCTGCCTGCCACCAGTGAATCCGCTTCCGGTGCTGACCGGGGGTTGCGTGCCCAGACGGGCAGTCGTACGAAACGGACAGAGGAAAATTTCGATACTCTTGTAGAGTGTGAGTATGATGAACGATGCGCACGCAGAGGTTTCTGATAATTGAATACTTGGTATaatcatttttaactgtccatggATTAtaggacggtctagattgatcaTGAATAAAAAAAGTTATCCTTATTTGCTAattgactattggattggtggacatttattggacggttgaaaatgaaaatatcgATTGATGCTGTCTCTTCAAACAACTGTCCACTTTCCcgtggttaggattattcaactaATTTGATTTTAGGACTATAACTTAAAAGACAGTGTAGTCGTTTTAGAGTTATGTAATGCATCGCACGTGTGTAACTAACAGTTGTGCCGGCGTATCAACGCATCCGGAGCAAAATAACTCTTACGGGGAACCGGCTACAGCCGGTTACACGTGACGTCACTATCATGTGCGGTTTCGTCGTGACGCGTGAGTGGGCGGACAGAGCTCTGGAAGTTTTTCGTCGTGATTCGAATGATCGAGTTTAGGAAAAGGGCTTGATCTCGTACGAAACTACGTAAATGCCACTCCCTCGTTCAGTAAATATGGGATGCGTCTGCTATGAACTCGGCACGTGCCACCTTCCCACGTTTGCCAGTGCGTGCGTTGTGCGAGATCCCTGGAGCTCATCAGGTGGTCACACCCGGTGCTATGTGTGGCCCGAACTTCATGCCACGATCCTTTCATCTGTGGATCCCACATTTCGGAAATGTACTGTTAAAAAGAACTGATGAACGGTCCACGTTCTACATTTACGTGTAACCCATGCAACGACCGGACTGGCGTGATTTCCCTGACATGAAGTGCAGCCACGTGAGTCCCACCCGACGAGAGGTCCGGATCTCTCAGACATGTGCCAAATTGGCAAGATTGGTGATGTTGGGAATTCAACGGTTCGTAGCCGGTACACCCCCAGATCAAAGAATTACTTGATAAGGGACCCACATCGATCGGTTTACACGGTTTCCAGTTCTCATAGGTGGGGCTCATGGTTCAGCGTTCCAGATTATCCGACTGTTGAGGGCAGTGAATTTGAACCGTTATTATACTCCCCTTCCAAACCATCTACCTTCCATGgtacaatttttaatttttatcacGACCCATCAAGAAATATTCTTTTATATTATGTTCCCGTAGGTCCTTATTGGTCCATGGTCTTTAATACCGAACCATGGCCCCAGCTgcctgcctgcgtatcatctgtCGCCCTCTGCCAGAGTGTCATATAACTCCTCCGGGAACTGTGCACCATGTAATATCATCCCATCCGTTCAATAGGGTTTTACTATGAATAAAAACAGAATGGAAGTAAAATCACGCCTTCCAATCATCTTTGCGGGGAACATGATAGAAAAACAAAAGCCAGCCACACAAAAATCCtgaatttcaggtggggcccacttaatggcTGGATCAGCATTATTTCTCTGGGTATCCCATTTCTATTATTGAGAAACCATGTTAGGTGCTGTTAGCATTatttttttggatatcccatttTTATTATTGAGAAACCAGATGCAGTTCTTACGCAACTGTCGGCTCCACATCTAAACAGTCTCATTAGGTGAGAACTTCCTGTTTTCCGACTAATGTATGTGGTGTATAACCATACCATTCGTCTGTTCTATCATTTCATTGTAAGACATGGCTCAAAACTGAAATAAATCCATATCTGTAAAAGTAAAGAAAATGATGGTATCTTTTTATAAGTCACAGTAGttttgaattatttatatttatttggtTGACTCTATCaatgagttggatggaaaataaataatataataggcgttggaagtttttaatagtagtgGTCCAATCACCACTTCCTATGGGCTCACATCTGAACTGGGAAAATAGATAGGTGGCATGAAtattaaatgcatacatcacggtggacccatggTCAAGATCGGAGTGAACTAGGTCAGGTTTCAACCTAACTGAATCCGGACCCTGTTTAGCCCCCCGTTTAGCCCGGCAAGGGGACAAGACAGCACATCAGTGTCaggagaaatactttgatacttaGTCTGAGTGTAATTGATGATGCACTGCAGTAGGAAATTACTGagaaattgtatacgtggcatacaaATAAACCGTCTATAAGTAACAGCTTAAATGTATCATAAACAGaaatttacttttatttaattatctaattattagattggtggacatcaATTGGACGGCTAAaacggaaaaataaaaaataaaaaatcataacttatttaaaaaacaagtgtccataaatcagaggttaggatttggTCAAAACAGTCTGATTTTCGGAACGTGACTTAGATACAGCTAGATCTGCAATTTGTTGCGTGAGGTAATGCATCACACGTGTACTTCTCGAAAGGCTAGTGGCAATTTCGTAATTAAATCCGAAAACTCGTCCATTTTCTTTTCTGATTTATCAAACCGGGAGCAGATTTTCGAGCCAATGGATTCGCAGTGATTCCAGCCGCGGTTTGAAATCCCAAAAAGCCATTTCCCCAACAACTCCTCTTTATAACGCCGCCCATCTCTCCCTATTCTTCTccaacttcctctctctctctctcgatacaCCCTCCCACACTACGGCGTATCATAGCAACGTGCGATCAGCCATGGATACCAGCTTTCTAGGAACGAGTACGAGAAGGGCAGCTTTTGTTGAAGACGAGGGCCTGGCTTCTCTTGCAGACATGGAAGCTGGGTTTTCTGGGAAGAACGCCTTTTTTTCTACGAGGAGAATGAATAGCAGTTTCAGAGCTTTTTCtcgcttctcttcttcttcttcgtcgccGAGGTCTGGTCTCTTGTACGAAGAAAACCACCATTTTCTCGACTCTTGCCATCTCTGCAACAAGCCGCTGGGAGAGAACAAGGACATCTTCATGTACAGGTTAGAATCTTAAATGACGGAAATCACTCTGCAATTTCTTCTTGATTCGTTTTATTTGGATGTTGGTTTTTGAAGGCGACGAGGTTATTTTTCACTCCCAGTGTGTGAGGGTGTTTTGGTCTTTTGGATCTTTTTTggggatttttattttgatttttcttcgTGGGGTTTTTTTTTACAAGAAATGAGAGATGTTATCTAAAAAGACAAAAACACCCTCAGATCCTGAAGAAAAGACTGGATTCCCAACTTTGAAAAGTCTTTCAGATCCCAATCTGAATTGATTTTGTTGATTTTCCCCTTTTACCGTTTGCATTTCATATTAATTtgttttgtaattatttaataTATTGTAGCTTGGGTTCTGATTCTTTTTGGGGTATATTTTGTAATTTCAGAGGGAATACGCCTTTCTGTAGCGTGGAGTGCCGGCAAGAGCAGATGGATATAGACGAGGCGGCAGAGAAGAAGTGGG
Coding sequences within:
- the LOC131233397 gene encoding FCS-Like Zinc finger 3, which encodes MDTSFLGTSTRRAAFVEDEGLASLADMEAGFSGKNAFFSTRRMNSSFRAFSRFSSSSSSPRSGLLYEENHHFLDSCHLCNKPLGENKDIFMYRGNTPFCSVECRQEQMDIDEAAEKKWGLPMKVASRKDQKTNASKGKGDNFRLRTGTVVAG